GTCAATAAGAGTATAGTTGCTATTTTCATCCTCCGTAACAGCTGAATATTAATGATATGGCTAATACCATACTTATCGAAATTTTTCATACATTTGTAAATGGTTTTAATATTGTTATAAAAATCGTTAACTTGTTGAAACCGGACCGGGCGGTATGTGAGAGTGCCGTCCGGTTATTTTTTTTAATGTTCGGGGTATCTTTCCATAGGCTATCTGTTTTTAAATAAAGTGAATCTGTTCTTTTCTGAATCGTTATTTTTTTGTCGTTTCCCTATCGCGGCACAAAGCATCCGCACACCAAAGGAGGGGTGCCTGGCCATGCAGGTCGCCGGTATTTCGTTTGCGGTCAAGGTAATATTGATGGTCGTTTTTGGCATTTGTGCCCTCACAAACATTTTTGATATTATCGTCCTCATTCAGATAGGTTAAGAGCGCAAGCCATCCCTTACGGGCAGCCGCACCGTATGTTTTTTCATCGAGCCAGCCATTCTTTACCCCGACAATCATCGCATAGGTAAACATGGCGGTACATGACGTTTCCTTCCATGATGAAAAATCGTCTATGAGCTGGCGCCACATCCCGTCATTCGCTTGATATTTGAGTAAGGTCTGCATCATTAATCTATAGGCTTTTTCGATTTTTTCCCTGTCGGGATTATCTTTCGGCAGCACCCTCAATAAATCCGCCATCCCTACGGCCATCCATCCGTTTCCTCGGCCCCAGAAGAATGGCACATCGGGAGTATGATAAAACAGTCCGTTAGGTCGTTGTATCCGGTCGAGATACATTGCCATTTCCCGTGCCGTTCTGTCAATATATTTCCTGTCTCCGGTGACCAGGTATGCCTGTGACTGAACAGTTGTGATCATATACATATCGTCAATCCATATACGTGTCTGCCAGGAATAACCCTGATCGTGCCAGTTTTTTTGCGATTCCTTGGGATCCGGCGGCAGTTCCCACTGCGTATCCGCGTACATCAATCCCAGTTCAAGGTATTTATCTTCTTTCTTTGTTTTATATATTTCCAGCGGAACCGATCCGAATACATTATTATCCACATGGTTTGGAGCGGGGTACAGGTTATTCGATTCTGAAGAAAAAAAGATATTGTCATATCTTTCAAGCAGCCTGTTATATAACTGATCGTCGCTGATAGTCTGTGTAAACCGGAAAGCGCCCAACCAGGTACACACATAGGGATAGTTCACACGGGGGTTTTGGGTATCGATGGTACGAATATATCGTTCGGAGAGTCTTACACCGATTGCCTTAGGATCGGCTCCCTGGGGAAAATTTGTTAAATCGTAACTCTCCGGCGTTATTTTTCCTGTATTCCCGCTCTCAGCCGGATGATCTGACGAGCAGCCATATAAATGGGAAACAGTATAAAAAGAAAAGAGGGTCACAGCAATTAAAATTCTTTTTTTCATATGATTTAAATTAATATTTTTTTACTAACGTTAAATAAAGATGTCGTAGATAATTGAGCGAAGCGAAATCGCCGACTTCCTTTAAATGATTATTTATTCATGGAATGAATGTTCCTTATGCTATACAATTAAAGAAATTTTTCATATAAAAAAGCATACATCTCTCATGGCCGGATCATGCAGATGATCTTTAATCCGGCAGAATATCGGTAAAAATCCGGTTCAGATTTCTTTCAGAGAAAAGTCAGTATTCTGAAAATCAATGAGATTTAAGAGGGGCTTTTCATTTTCATTATTTAATTTTTTATAGTGTTATTATATATAGGACCGTATGGCATCCGGATTAATAAATTTTATAGGTATTATTACCGGATGTATATTTCAGGTTGAGATTATCTAAAATATCATTTAAACTTTCTTTTAAATCAAGTTTTCCCGAGCACCGTAACTGTCCGGTTTCAGGGCTGCACGCTATTTTCTTTCCATAGTACTTCGAAAGGCGTTTCAGGACGACCTCGAGCTTTTCATTATCAACGATATATAACCCGTTGATCCATGATGTATAATATTCGGCATTGACCTGTTTTTTCATGGACTGCCCCTCGTGAAGCTCAAACATTTCATTCGGTTGCAGGAAAACATCCTGCCGTTTGCCCGATTGGGATATTTTTACCGACCCGGAGACCAACACAACGTTATTGATTTCATTCTCATACGTGGAGACATTGAACTTCGTACCCAAAACCCGGATATCAAAGTTATCCGTTTTTACAATGAAAGGGCGATCCGTATCGTGGGCAATATCCAGAAAGACTTCTCCGCTTA
This window of the Proteiniphilum saccharofermentans genome carries:
- a CDS encoding glycoside hydrolase family 88/105 protein, producing MKKRILIAVTLFSFYTVSHLYGCSSDHPAESGNTGKITPESYDLTNFPQGADPKAIGVRLSERYIRTIDTQNPRVNYPYVCTWLGAFRFTQTISDDQLYNRLLERYDNIFFSSESNNLYPAPNHVDNNVFGSVPLEIYKTKKEDKYLELGLMYADTQWELPPDPKESQKNWHDQGYSWQTRIWIDDMYMITTVQSQAYLVTGDRKYIDRTAREMAMYLDRIQRPNGLFYHTPDVPFFWGRGNGWMAVGMADLLRVLPKDNPDREKIEKAYRLMMQTLLKYQANDGMWRQLIDDFSSWKETSCTAMFTYAMIVGVKNGWLDEKTYGAAARKGWLALLTYLNEDDNIKNVCEGTNAKNDHQYYLDRKRNTGDLHGQAPLLWCADALCRDRETTKK